One Phaseolus vulgaris cultivar G19833 chromosome 2, P. vulgaris v2.0, whole genome shotgun sequence DNA window includes the following coding sequences:
- the LOC137812491 gene encoding uncharacterized protein isoform X1, whose translation MAFEGFDPIFSKPKVEWTSQSSSPLCPFFVHVYAPDSSHLVIHVTNTCDALEARLSLSMLEDIRDIVGIGGSWSEFANYFITSLKSQDLKLVLEADSNSDASISHAKLVAKKSKGMPLITIPLTKLVDSTAMEVKCNFFSSLFDAFKMKSMECSLVKEQEHSARTNMLAAEKERNETIQLEQRQKFQKISDLENGVSTEGLQNSPDKQAARDGGSTKVKNRKVPAYRSRTKVRGALLRDSEE comes from the exons ATGGCGTTTGAAGGCTTTGATCCCATCTTCAGTAAACCCAAAGTGGAATGGACTTCTCAAAGTTCTTCTCCCTTGTGTCCCTTTTTCGTCCATGTTTATGCCCCTGATTCTTCTCACCTTGTTATTCATGTCACTAATACCTGTGATGCCTTGGAGGCTCGTCTTTCACTTTCCATGCTTGAAGACATT AGGGATATTGTTGGAATAGGGGGGTCCTGGTCAGAGTTTGCCAATTATTTTATAACATCCCTTAAGTCACAAGATCTGAAGCTGGTTCTAGAGGCAGATTCAAATTCTGATGCTA GTATTAGTCATGCGAAATTAGTAGCTAAGAAATCAAAAGGGATGCCTTTGATCACCATTCCTCTTACCAAACTTGTGGACTCCACTGCTATGGAAGTTAAGTGCAATTTTTTCTCAAGCCTCTTTGATGCATTCAAAATGAAAAGCATGGAGTGTTCTCTTGTAAAAG AACAAGAGCACTCTGCCCGGACAAACATGTTAGCAGCTGAAAAG GAAAGAAATGAAACCATTCAGCTGGAACAGCGGCAAAAGTTTCAAAAGATTAGCGACTTAGAGAATGGTGTTTCTACTGAGGGATTGCAAAACTCTCCAG ATAAGCAAGCAGCTAGGGATGGAGGTTCTACTAAAGTCAAGAATCGTAAGGTGCCAGCATATCGCAG CAGGACCAAAGTAAGAGGGGCCCTCTTGCGCGATAGTGAGGAATGA
- the LOC137812489 gene encoding histone deacetylase 14, chloroplastic, whose translation MHLHKLYSIPSSFGNAFFLVGHRVLDLRACNDCLCRKNRRWFGASISCSGVRNDFPSIEQLSDARVIYSVAASMGHNQESHPESHFRVPAIVNALEEMQLSSKFRGSELIELQHFEPASVDDIASVHARAYVTGLEKVMDQAVEKGLLFVEGSGPTYATATTFQESKIAAGAGLALVDSVVAGSKIKSDAPTGFALIRPPGHHAVPQGPMGFCIFSNVAIAARHAQRVHGLKRVFIIDFDVHHGNGTNDAFYNDPDVFFLSFHQDGSYPGTGKFHEVGSGDGEGTTLNLPLPGGSGDTAIRTVFDEVIVPCAQRFKPDIILVSAGYDGHVLDPLANLQYTTGTYYMLASSIKELARDLCGGRCVFFLEGGYNLKSLSYSVADTFRALLGDRSLASEFDDPNILYEEPSTKVKQAIQRIKHIHSL comes from the exons ATGCACCTTCACAAGCTTTATAGCATTCCTTCTTCTTTCG GGAATGCCTTCTTTCTGGTGGGTCATCGTGTTTTGGACCTAAGAGCGTGTAATGATTGTTTATGCCGCAAGAATCGGAGATGGTTCGGTGCGTCCATTTCGTGTTCGGGTGTTAGGAATGATTTCCCTTCCATTGAACAGCTTAGTGATGCACGGGTTATATACTCTGTCGCTGCATCTATGGGACACAATCAG GAGTCTCATCCAGAATCACATTTTCGAGTTCCTGCAATTGTGAATGCTCTAGAAGAAATGCAGCTCTCCTCAAAG TTCCGTGGCTCTGAGTTAATTGAACTTCAACATTTTGAGCCTGCTTCAGTAGATGATATAGCAAGCGTGCATGCAAGAGCCTATGTTACTGGACTTGAAAag GTTATGGATCAAGCAGTGGAGAAGGGCCTTCTTTTCGTTGAAGGTTCTGGACCAACATATGCCACTGCCACT ACCTTTCAGGAGTCAAAAATTGCAGCTGGTGCTGGACTAGCCTTAGTTGACTCAGTG GTTGCGGGTTCAAAGATAAAGAGTGATGCACCCACTGGTTTTGCTCTGATAAGACCGCCAGGACATCACGCAGTTCCACAAGGACCTATGGGCTTCTGCATTTTCAGCAACGTGGCCATTGCAGCCCGTCATGCTCAGCGTGTTCATGGACTGAAGCGTGTGTTTATTATTGATTTTGATGTTCATCATGGAAATGGAACAAATGATGCTTTTTATAATGATCCAGATGTATTTTTCCTTTCGTTTCATCAA GATGGAAGCTACCCAGGTACTGGTAAATTTCATGAAGTGGGAAGTGGAGATGGTGAAGGAACCACATTAAATCTGCCGCTTCCTGGGGGCTCAGGCGATACTGCTATTAGAACCGTGTTCGATGAAGTTATTGTACCATGTGCTCAAAGATTTAAACCAGACATCATTCTTGTTTCTGCTGG GTACGACGGCCACGTCTTGGATCCACTCGCAAATCTTCAATATACAACTGGAACATACTACATGCTAGCGTCCAGTATTAAAGAACTAGCGAGAGATTTATGTGGAGGGCGATGTGTGTTTTTCTTGGAGGGAGGATATAATCTGAAGTCTCTATCATATTCCGTGGCAGACACATTCCGTGCTCTTCTTGGTGATCGAAGCTTGGCATCTGAGTTTGATGACCCTAACATTTTGTACGAAGAGCCATCTACAAAAGTTAAGCAAGCAATTCAGAGGATAAAACACATTCATTCCCTTTGA
- the LOC137812491 gene encoding uncharacterized protein isoform X2 — MAFEGFDPIFSKPKVEWTSQSSSPLCPFFVHVYAPDSSHLVIHVTNTCDALEARLSLSMLEDIRDIVGIGGSWSEFANYFITSLKSQDLKLVLEADSNSDASISHAKLVAKKSKGMPLITIPLTKLVDSTAMEVKCNFFSSLFDAFKMKSMECSLVKEQEHSARTNMLAAEKERNETIQLEQRQKFQKISDLENGVSTEGLQNSPDKQAARDGGSTKVKNRKVPAYRRTKVRGALLRDSEE, encoded by the exons ATGGCGTTTGAAGGCTTTGATCCCATCTTCAGTAAACCCAAAGTGGAATGGACTTCTCAAAGTTCTTCTCCCTTGTGTCCCTTTTTCGTCCATGTTTATGCCCCTGATTCTTCTCACCTTGTTATTCATGTCACTAATACCTGTGATGCCTTGGAGGCTCGTCTTTCACTTTCCATGCTTGAAGACATT AGGGATATTGTTGGAATAGGGGGGTCCTGGTCAGAGTTTGCCAATTATTTTATAACATCCCTTAAGTCACAAGATCTGAAGCTGGTTCTAGAGGCAGATTCAAATTCTGATGCTA GTATTAGTCATGCGAAATTAGTAGCTAAGAAATCAAAAGGGATGCCTTTGATCACCATTCCTCTTACCAAACTTGTGGACTCCACTGCTATGGAAGTTAAGTGCAATTTTTTCTCAAGCCTCTTTGATGCATTCAAAATGAAAAGCATGGAGTGTTCTCTTGTAAAAG AACAAGAGCACTCTGCCCGGACAAACATGTTAGCAGCTGAAAAG GAAAGAAATGAAACCATTCAGCTGGAACAGCGGCAAAAGTTTCAAAAGATTAGCGACTTAGAGAATGGTGTTTCTACTGAGGGATTGCAAAACTCTCCAG ATAAGCAAGCAGCTAGGGATGGAGGTTCTACTAAAGTCAAGAATCGTAAGGTGCCAGCATATCGCAG GACCAAAGTAAGAGGGGCCCTCTTGCGCGATAGTGAGGAATGA
- the LOC137812492 gene encoding phosphoribosylformylglycinamidine cyclo-ligase, chloroplastic/mitochondrial, with protein MSLSACAELSRCFAAAAFAKPNSGKFNATAVTSLVVRSPIVRDGAFLSVSRSRKASRIVAEASQGLTYRDAGVDIDAGSELVRRIAKMAPGIGGFGGLFPLGDSYLVAGTDGVGTKLMLAFETGIHDTIGIDLVAMSVNDIVTSGAKPLFFLDYFATGHLDVDVAEKVVKGIVDGCKQSDCVLLGGETAEMPGLYKEGEYDLSGCAVGIVKKDSVINGSNIVAGDVIIGLPSSGVHSNGFSLVRRVLAQSGLSLKDQLPGSNITIAEALLAPTVIYVKQVLDLISEGGVKGIAHITGGGFTDNIPRVFPEGLGALIYDGSWEVPAVFKWLQEAGKIEDSEMRRTFNMGVGMILVVSPEAANRILENRGQTDKYYRIGEIINGKGVTFS; from the exons ATGAGTCTTTCAGCATGCGCAGAGCTATCACGTTGTTTCGCCGCCGCAGCATTCGCGAAACCTAATTCCGGCAAGTTCAACGCCACCGCCGTAACAAGCCTCGTTGTACGCAGTCCAATCGTTCGTGACGGCGCCTTTTTGTCAGTTTCTCGGTCGAGGAAGGCCAGCAGAATAGTCGCGGAAGCTAGTCAAGGTCTTACTTATAGGGACGCCGGCGTCGACATCGATGCCGGTTCCGAGCTCGTGCGCAGGATAGCGAAGATGGCGCCAGGGATTGGAGGCTTCGGCGGTTTATTCCCTCTCG GTGACTCGTACCTCGTTGCCGGAACCGACGGCGTGGGAACGAAGCTGATGCTTGCGTTCGAAACTGGAATTCACGATACTATTGGGATTGATCTG GTTGCGATGAGTGTGAATGACATCGTAACTTCGGGGGCGAAGCCTCTGTTTTTCCTCGACTACTTCGCCACTGGCCACCTTGACGTGGACGTGGCTGAAAAG GTCGTTAAAGGCATTGTTGATGGTTGTAAGCAATCTGATTGCGTTCTTTTAGGAGGAGAG ACTGCAGAGATGCCAGGTCTCTATAAAGAAGGTGAGTATGATCTTAGTGGCTGCGCAGTTGGTATTGTGAAGAAAGACTCTGTAATCAATGGGTCAAACATTGTTGCCGGTGACGTTATTATTGGTTTACCATCTAGTGGGGTTCACTCTAATGGTTTCTCACTTGTAAGAAG AGTACTTGCTCAAAGTGGTCTTTCACTGAAAGATCAACTTCCTGGTAGCAATATTACAATTGCAGAGGCTTTGTTGGCCCCAACTGTTATCTATGTCAAACAG gTACTTGATTTAATTAGCGAGGGAGGGGTGAAGGGAATTGCCCACATCACTGGCGGCGGTTTCACCGATAATATACCCCGGGTTTTTCCAGAAGGCCTCGGAGCATTAATATACGACGGCTCGTGGGAAGTGCCGGCAGTGTTTAAGTGGCTTCAGGAG GCTGGGAAGATAGAAGACTCTGAGATGAGACGGACTTTTAATATGGGCGTAGGAATGATCCTGGTGGTTAGTCCAGAGGCAGCTAACAGAATACTCGAGAACAGAGGCCAAACTGACAAATACTACCGCATTGGTGAAATTATAAACGGCAAGGGAGTGACCTTCAGCTAA
- the LOC137812490 gene encoding ABC transporter G family member 5-like — protein sequence MQGCEVEAVGINYTVHTHKSEHPFKLFSKSAQLDTEQDGKEPEEEAEAEHSCSGVRHVLKNVSFQAKPWEILAIVGPSGAGKSSLLEILAGKHSLQSGTVLVNHKPVDKAQFRKLSGYVTQKDTLFPLLTAEETLMFSAKLRLKLSKEELCCRVKSLIKELGLDHVADTRIGDDRVRGISGGERRRVSIGVEVIHDPKVLILDEPTSGLDSTSALQIIDMLKVMADTRGRTIILSIHQPGFRIVKLFSSLLLLANGSVLHHGTAELLGVNLRLSGLELPLHVNVVEFAIESIDTIQQQQKCVPVQVETPRQLPGTMQQKKVDDEAGEIRNGKFTLQQLFQQSKVIDEETIYVGMDFTSDFANSRLTETMILTHRFSKNIFRTKELFACRTIQMLVSGLVVGSIFCNLKDDLEGAYERVGLFAFILTFLLSSSIEALPIFLQEREILMKETSCGSYRVSSYAIANGLVYLPFLLILAILFSMPLYWLVGLNRNFLAFLHFLLLIWLILYTANSVVVCFSALVPNFIVGNSVIAGVIGSFFLFSGYFISKQEIPNYWIFMHYLSLFKYPFEGFLINEFSNSGKCLEHMFGACLKSGEDVLEEEGYGGESNRWKNVGVTVCFILVYRFIAYVILRYRCSQRRFGKVFTN from the coding sequence ATGCAAGGCTGTGAGGTTGAGGCCGTTGGCATAAACTACACCGTCCACACACACAAATCGGAGCACCCTTTTAAACTCTTCAGCAAATCTGCACAACTTGACACTGAACAAGATGGTAAAGAGCCAGAAGAGGAAGCAGAAGCTGAACATAGTTGCAGTGGAGTAAGGCATGTGCTGAAGAATGTGAGTTTCCAAGCCAAACCATGGGAGATCCTTGCAATTGTTGGGCCAAGTGGAGCAGGCAAATCATCACTGCTTGAGATTCTAGCTGGAAAACATAGCCTTCAAAGTGGTACTGTGTTGGTGAACCACAAGCCTGTGGACAAAGCTCAGTTCAGGAAGCTTTCAGGGTATGTGACACAAAAGGACACTTTGTTTCCTTTGCTTACAGCTGAAGAAACCCTGATGTTTAGTGCAAAGCTGAGGCTGAAGCTTTCTAAGGAGGAACTTTGCTGCAGGGTCAAGTCATTGATTAAGGAGCTTGGACTTGACCACGTTGCTGACACTAGAATTGGCGATGATAGGGTCCGAGGCATATCTGGTGGTGAGAGGCGCAGAGTTTCCATTGGTGTTGAAGTCATACATGATCCAAAAGTGCTGATTCTTGATGAACCAACTTCAGGGCTTGACAGTACTTCGGCTCTGCAAATAATTGACATGCTTAAGGTCATGGCTGACACAAGAGGTAGAACTATAATCCTTAGTATCCATCAACCCGGGTTCAGAATAGTGAAGCTGTTCAGTTCATTGTTGTTGTTGGCCAATGGAAGTGTTTTGCACCATGGAACTGCTGAGTTGCTTGGTGTAAATCTAAGGTTGAGCGGTTTGGAGCTTCCTCTTCATGTCAATGTAGTTGAATTTGCCATTGAGTCCATTGATACCATTCAGCAACAACAGAAATGTGTGCCAGTTCAGGTGGAAACTCCAAGGCAATTGCCGGGGACAATGCAACAGAAGAAAGTTGATGATGAAGCCGGTGAGATTAGGAATGGTAAGTTTACCTTGCAACAGCTGTTTCAGCAATCCAAGGTAATTGATGAAGAAACCATCTACGTTGGAATGGATTTCACATCTGATTTTGCTAATTCTAGATTGACAGAAACTATGATTCTCACTCATAGGTTCTCCAAGAACATATTTCGTACAAAAGAGCTATTTGCTTGTAGGACAATTCAGATGCTGGTTTCTGGGTTGGTTGTGGGTTCCATCTTTTGTAACCTTAAGGATGATCTAGAGGGAGCTTATGAAAGGGTGGGTCTATTTGCTTTCATATTAACGTTTTTGTTGTCAAGCAGCATAGAAGCTCTACCCATTTTTCTGCAAGAAAGGGAGATTCTAATGAAGGAAACATCTTGTGGAAGCTACCGTGTGTCATCCTATGCAATTGCCAATGGCCTAGTTTACTTGCCATTTCTTCTCATCCTAGCCATTTTGTTCTCAATGCCCTTGTACTGGCTTGTTGGTCTCAACCGGAATTTCTTGGCCTTTTTGCACTTTTTGTTGCTGATATGGCTGATTCTTTACACGGCCAATTCAGTTGTGGTGTGTTTTAGTGCTCTGGTGCCTAATTTTATTGTTGGTAATTCAGTGATTGCTGGTGTTATAGGGTCATTCTTCTTGTTCTCTGGGTACTTCATATCAAAGCAAGAAATTCCAAATTACTGGATTTTCATGCATTATTTATCCTTGTTCAAGTATCCTTTTGAAGGGTTCCTGATCAACGAGTTCTCCAACTCGGGGAAGTGCTTGGAGCACATGTTTGGGGCATGTCTTAAGAGCGGAGAGGATGTGCTTGAAGAAGAAGGGTACGGGGGAGAGAGTAacagatggaagaatgttggggTTACTGTGTGCTTCATCTTGGTTTACAGGTTCATCGCTTATGTTATTCTTAGATACAGATGTTCCCAAAGGAGATTTGGCAAGGTTTTCACCAACTAA